The Haloplanus sp. CK5-1 genome contains a region encoding:
- a CDS encoding TRAM domain-containing protein, with product MANCPLADDCPSFSERIQGMGCQHYGDRGGAEWCNHYDMPISDLKQQPVKPGEELVVEVTDIHESGAGVGRTEDGFIVLVDGTLPPARARVRVDRVKANHATAAEVERLPDDEDAEDDVEAETGVDDDDEDAADDSGRPEQLGSRDNFWGG from the coding sequence ATGGCGAACTGTCCACTCGCCGACGACTGCCCCAGTTTCTCCGAGCGCATTCAGGGGATGGGGTGTCAGCACTACGGCGACCGCGGGGGGGCGGAGTGGTGTAACCACTACGATATGCCCATCTCCGACCTGAAACAGCAACCGGTGAAACCGGGTGAGGAACTCGTCGTCGAGGTGACCGACATCCACGAGAGCGGCGCGGGCGTCGGCCGCACCGAGGACGGCTTCATCGTCCTCGTCGACGGGACGCTCCCGCCGGCCCGCGCCCGCGTCCGCGTCGACCGGGTGAAGGCGAACCACGCGACGGCCGCGGAGGTCGAGCGACTTCCGGACGACGAGGACGCCGAGGATGACGTCGAGGCCGAGACCGGCGTGGACGACGACGACGAGGACGCCGCCGACGACTCCGGGCGGCCCGAGCAGTTGGGCAGCCGGGACAACTTCTGGGGCGGTTGA
- a CDS encoding DUF5786 family protein: MGFGSYDESEQENQELDADLDDNEGVETSEADHSGSVEFEIGASNDELLDRLEDIKDE, encoded by the coding sequence ATGGGCTTCGGAAGTTACGATGAATCCGAACAGGAGAACCAGGAGCTAGACGCCGACCTCGACGACAACGAGGGGGTCGAAACGTCCGAGGCCGACCACAGCGGATCGGTCGAGTTCGAAATCGGCGCGTCGAACGACGAACTGCTGGACCGTCTCGAAGACATCAAAGACGAGTGA
- a CDS encoding 50S ribosomal protein L40e, which yields MAKFEAAEKRMLDKQICMRCNARNAARAESCRKCGYKKLRPKAKERRSA from the coding sequence ATGGCTAAGTTCGAGGCGGCGGAAAAGCGGATGCTCGACAAACAGATCTGCATGCGGTGTAACGCACGCAACGCGGCCCGGGCCGAGAGCTGCCGGAAGTGTGGCTACAAGAAGCTCCGACCCAAGGCCAAAGAGCGACGCAGCGCCTAG
- a CDS encoding uracil-DNA glycosylase, with the protein MVDTDGADVCACERCPALVESRSRIVNGVGPDDAALLFVGEGPGATEDERGEPFVGRSGTVLDDALRDAGLDRADVRITNCVRCRPPENRDPRVEELDNCAGFLEREIEGVDPDLVVTLGKVPGERLLDRAVAVTREAGSVVDARIGGRRRRVLVCLHPAATLYDGSQRDAFEAAIATAADLVGAAGGDQSRLGEYREESS; encoded by the coding sequence ATGGTCGACACCGACGGAGCCGACGTGTGTGCCTGTGAGCGGTGCCCGGCGCTCGTCGAGTCGCGGAGTCGGATCGTCAACGGGGTCGGACCGGACGACGCCGCCCTCCTGTTCGTCGGGGAGGGGCCCGGTGCGACCGAGGACGAACGGGGCGAACCCTTCGTCGGCCGGTCGGGGACGGTCCTCGACGACGCTCTCCGGGACGCCGGACTCGACCGGGCCGACGTGCGCATCACCAACTGCGTTCGGTGCCGGCCGCCGGAGAACCGCGACCCGCGGGTCGAGGAACTCGACAACTGCGCGGGGTTTCTGGAACGCGAGATCGAGGGCGTCGATCCGGACCTCGTCGTCACGCTGGGGAAGGTGCCGGGCGAGCGCCTACTCGACCGCGCGGTGGCGGTCACCCGGGAGGCGGGGTCGGTGGTCGACGCGCGGATCGGCGGTCGGCGGCGACGGGTACTCGTCTGTCTCCATCCGGCGGCGACGCTGTACGACGGGAGCCAGCGTGACGCGTTCGAAGCGGCCATCGCGACGGCGGCCGATCTGGTGGGTGCCGCGGGGGGCGATCAGTCTCGCCTCGGGGAGT
- a CDS encoding DUF7091 family protein: MDDRLERFVRTTFRSAGRRYAEARRAYRAGRVESDFPKDEAGKVRIVCRREADRRAVALDDEGRPDCFEAGHPDCEGCAEDVREGVVETW, from the coding sequence ATGGACGACCGGCTGGAACGGTTCGTGCGGACGACCTTCCGCTCGGCCGGCCGCCGCTACGCCGAGGCCCGCCGGGCCTACCGGGCGGGACGCGTCGAGAGCGATTTCCCGAAAGACGAGGCGGGGAAGGTCCGCATCGTCTGCCGGCGCGAGGCCGACCGGCGGGCCGTCGCCCTCGACGACGAGGGACGACCCGACTGCTTCGAGGCCGGTCACCCCGACTGTGAGGGCTGTGCCGAGGACGTCCGCGAGGGCGTCGTCGAGACGTGGTGA
- a CDS encoding MBL fold metallo-hydrolase — protein sequence MAVVNVTADAEEFTCNAYLLTGENPALVDAGTMPGVVEVVEDHVDDLETVVLTHQHADHVGELDAVVDAFDPEVYAYADHPLRDHGLADGGTVTLDGETFEAVYTPGHADDHVSLVGDRTLFSGDVVVYNDGAFDDGSFGRTDMAGQSRERLIGSLETLLERLPETVESMYAGHGDPFHADEESVRTVIERALSRAERREPKY from the coding sequence ATGGCCGTCGTCAACGTCACAGCCGACGCCGAGGAGTTCACCTGCAACGCCTACCTGCTCACGGGCGAGAACCCGGCGCTCGTCGACGCCGGCACGATGCCCGGGGTGGTGGAGGTGGTCGAGGACCACGTCGACGACCTGGAGACGGTGGTGCTCACCCACCAGCACGCCGACCACGTCGGTGAGTTGGACGCCGTCGTCGACGCGTTCGATCCCGAGGTGTACGCGTACGCCGACCATCCGCTGCGGGACCACGGCCTCGCTGACGGCGGGACGGTCACCCTCGACGGCGAGACGTTCGAGGCAGTCTACACGCCCGGTCACGCCGACGACCACGTCTCGCTGGTCGGCGACCGGACGCTGTTCAGCGGCGACGTGGTCGTCTACAACGACGGCGCGTTCGACGACGGGAGTTTCGGCCGGACGGACATGGCCGGGCAGTCGCGCGAACGGTTGATCGGGAGTCTGGAGACGCTACTGGAGCGGCTTCCGGAGACGGTCGAGTCGATGTACGCCGGCCACGGCGACCCGTTCCACGCCGACGAGGAGAGCGTGCGGACGGTGATCGAACGGGCGCTCTCGCGGGCCGAGCGTCGAGAACCGAAGTACTAG
- a CDS encoding mannose-1-phosphate guanylyltransferase yields MDRPLIAVVLAGGTGSRLYPASRSDRPKQLLSLGGTEDVSLLERTVARVDFADEVVVSTRPEIADAVREAVPEATVVVEPAGRDTGPALAYATHHVREQFDDPVVLAVPSDHHVDGDFETPARRGCRVAAERGSLVTFGVEPTRPETGYGYVEPGTDRGDHADVAAFHEKPEADTARRYVEAGYYWNGGVFAWTPEAFLSAARSTPLAPLVEALDRGDAAAGFEAVDPVSVDHAVFERAEDVVVVPLAVEWDDLGAWDALRRCLPADEDGTVVAGDAETVTVDASDNLVAGDDVHVSLVGVEGLTVAAYDDRVLVVPTEEAQRVRDLVAKLERRGEF; encoded by the coding sequence ATGGATCGACCGCTGATCGCGGTGGTGCTCGCCGGCGGGACCGGGTCGCGGCTCTACCCCGCGAGTCGGAGCGACCGCCCCAAGCAACTACTCTCGCTGGGTGGGACGGAGGACGTGTCACTGCTCGAACGCACCGTCGCCCGCGTCGACTTCGCCGACGAGGTGGTGGTCTCGACGCGCCCGGAGATCGCCGATGCCGTGCGCGAGGCCGTCCCGGAAGCCACCGTCGTCGTCGAACCCGCCGGGCGCGACACCGGTCCGGCCCTCGCGTACGCCACCCACCACGTCCGGGAGCAGTTCGACGACCCCGTGGTGCTCGCGGTGCCGAGCGACCACCACGTCGACGGCGACTTCGAGACGCCGGCACGACGGGGGTGTCGGGTGGCCGCAGAGAGGGGATCGCTCGTCACGTTCGGTGTCGAACCCACGCGCCCGGAGACGGGGTACGGCTACGTCGAACCGGGAACCGACCGCGGTGACCACGCCGACGTGGCCGCCTTTCACGAGAAACCGGAGGCCGACACCGCCCGCCGGTACGTCGAGGCGGGCTACTACTGGAACGGCGGCGTCTTCGCGTGGACGCCCGAGGCGTTCCTGTCGGCGGCGCGATCGACGCCGCTCGCCCCCCTCGTCGAGGCGCTGGATCGCGGTGACGCCGCGGCGGGGTTCGAGGCCGTCGACCCGGTGAGCGTCGACCACGCGGTGTTCGAACGAGCCGAAGACGTGGTCGTCGTGCCACTCGCCGTCGAGTGGGACGACCTCGGGGCGTGGGACGCCCTGCGTCGATGCCTCCCGGCCGACGAGGACGGCACGGTCGTCGCCGGCGACGCCGAGACCGTGACCGTCGACGCGTCGGACAACCTCGTCGCCGGCGACGACGTCCACGTGTCGCTGGTCGGCGTCGAGGGGCTGACCGTGGCGGCGTACGACGACCGCGTGCTCGTAGTGCCGACCGAGGAGGCACAGCGTGTCCGCGACCTGGTCGCAAAACTGGAGCGACGCGGGGAGTTCTAG
- a CDS encoding Tfx family DNA-binding protein, with protein MDDDPDADALLERAGFDPEESVLTRRQAEVLALRERDVRQSTIADRLGTSRANVSSIESSARDNVAKARETVAFAEALTAPVRVEVDEETDLYDVPKLVYDACDAAGVKVNHTAPDLMKLVSDEAGDAVVGREIQAPLLVGVTTDGTVRVRQSTN; from the coding sequence ATGGACGACGACCCGGACGCGGACGCGCTGCTCGAACGCGCCGGCTTCGACCCCGAGGAGAGCGTGCTGACCCGTCGGCAGGCCGAAGTGCTCGCGCTTCGCGAGCGGGACGTTCGACAGTCGACCATCGCCGACCGACTCGGCACCTCGCGCGCCAACGTCTCCAGCATCGAGTCGAGCGCGCGGGACAACGTGGCGAAGGCCCGGGAGACGGTCGCCTTCGCCGAGGCACTGACCGCGCCGGTTCGCGTCGAGGTCGACGAGGAGACCGACCTCTACGACGTGCCCAAACTCGTCTACGACGCCTGTGACGCCGCGGGCGTCAAGGTGAACCACACGGCCCCGGATCTGATGAAACTCGTCAGCGACGAGGCCGGCGACGCGGTCGTGGGCCGCGAGATTCAGGCTCCGTTGCTCGTCGGCGTCACGACGGACGGCACCGTCCGTGTCCGCCAGTCGACCAACTAG
- a CDS encoding DUF99 family protein — MKAGARSLGIAESFAGDDERSVLCGAVVRADRVVDGFGFGSCSVGGTDATDTLVSLHDRVGRDDVRWILLSGIAPAWFNVVDLHGLSAATDRPVLSVSFESSPGLEPALREAFSDDALDRRLSTYRDQPPRRRLDVNGETVYVRAVGVDGDRAAELVRAFTPEGGRPEPLRVARLGARAARRFRGGVDEEA; from the coding sequence GTGAAGGCGGGGGCGCGTTCGCTCGGCATCGCCGAGTCGTTCGCCGGCGACGACGAGCGAAGCGTGCTCTGCGGGGCCGTCGTTCGGGCGGACCGCGTCGTCGATGGGTTCGGGTTCGGATCGTGTTCCGTCGGCGGGACCGACGCCACCGACACCCTCGTGTCGCTCCACGACCGAGTGGGGCGCGACGACGTCCGCTGGATCCTGCTCTCCGGTATCGCTCCCGCGTGGTTCAACGTCGTCGACCTGCACGGACTCTCGGCGGCGACGGACCGTCCCGTGCTCTCGGTGTCCTTCGAGTCGAGTCCCGGACTCGAACCGGCGCTCCGCGAGGCGTTCTCCGATGACGCGCTGGACCGTCGGCTGTCCACGTACCGCGATCAGCCGCCGCGCCGCCGACTCGACGTGAACGGCGAGACGGTGTACGTCCGGGCTGTCGGTGTCGACGGGGACCGAGCGGCGGAACTGGTCCGCGCGTTCACACCCGAGGGCGGTCGGCCCGAACCGCTTCGCGTGGCGCGACTCGGGGCGCGGGCCGCCCGGCGGTTCCGGGGTGGCGTGGACGAGGAGGCTTAA